DNA from Aliarcobacter butzleri:
TCATAAACTCTTCTTTTAGAGCTTTTTGCTTTTCAACATTTATCGAAGCAAGTGCATAAAGCGCAATAAATAGTGCTAATAATAAGCTAAGAAAGTCTGCATAAGGAACTGCCCACTTTTCACCAGCTGGGCATTCACATTTACATTTCTTTTTTGCCATGTATTAAACTTTTAATGGCATTGCTGTTACCATTTTTGTTAGTTTTAGTTTTAATTCTCCTGGTGCATCACCTCTAGCCATACCTTTTGCTGCAGCTAAAATTAGTTGTTGTTCTTTTACTATAACGTGACCTTTTGATTTCATTTTTAATCCCCAAGGACCTAAAAACATATACGAACCAGCAATCCCTGTAACAGTTGCTGTAAACGCTCCTGCAATACCTGCAGCCATTTCAGCTGGATTATCTAATTTTTGTAAAGCCAAAATAAGTCCTAAAACGGCTCCAACAAGTCCCATTGTAGGACATGTTTCTCCAGCAAGCAACCAGTAATGAGATGCACTGTGATAATAGTGCTCTGTTTCTTCTATAACAGGTTCTAAAGATTCTTCGATTTGTTCTTCTTTTGAACCATCAATAACCATACTCAAAGCTTCTTTTAAAAATTCATGATTTATATTTTGTACATCTTTTTCTAAAGCAAGAACACCTTGTTTCTTAACAGTAATTGCATATTCGACTAATTCATCAATTCTAGCTTCAAAATTTATAGGCAACTTTTTAAATATCATCTTAAATTCTTTAAAAGCAGCAGATATTGCATGTGACTCAGTCGCTGTTACAGCAGATAACATAGCTGTTGGAATAACAATAAGAAAAGATGAAAAATGAAGAACGTGAAGAGGATTTCCTCCCTCCATTAAGTCACCAATTGAAATAGAAGCAACCGCACCAATCATACCTATAAGTACTGATAAATCCATATATTATCCTGAGAATTTTTTATATATTATACTATCTAAATATTTATTAAAAAATTCTCATAATATTTTGTTATTTATGTAAAAAGCACTTTTTTAACATTTTTTGGTTAATATCTTATCTTTAATAAAAAATAAAAAAGGATAAAAATGGACTGGGGTAAAGTAATATATATTTTCTTTTCGTTAATGTCTTTGACTACAACAGCAGGTTTTTTATATGAACCAAATGCAATAGCACTGTTTATTGCCGCGGGCGTAAATGTAATTTCTACAATATTAAAGTTAGGTGTTAAAAATTTACTTGCAGCAGAGTTATTAGCTAGTTCTTTAGTGGCTGATTTACATTTAATTCCATCATTTTTAGTACTAACGTTTACAAATAATTTACCTTTAGCTATATCTTTAGCAATTGGTGCAATAGTTGCAAACGCTTTCTCAATAGCTTTAGCTTTAATAGAGAGTGCAAAAAGTCAAGATAAGGAAGATTTTTAATGGAATATATTTCAAAAGATATTGAAAAAAAATGGCAAAATTTTTGGAGTGAAAATCAATCTTTTGAGCCAAGCAGTAGTAAAACAAAAGAGAAAAAATATATTTTAAGTATGTTTCCATATCCAAGTGGTAGAATTCATATGGGACATGTTAGAAACTACTGTATTGGTGATGCTTTTGCAAGACATTTTAGAAAATCAGATTTTAATGTTTTACACCCAATTGGTTGGGATAGTTTTGGAATGCCAGCTGAAAATGCAGCAATAAAACATAAACTTCATCCTAAAAAATGGACTTATGAAAATATTGATTATATGAGAGATGAATTAAAATCATTAGGTTTATCTTTTTCAAAAAACAGAGAGTTTGCAACTAGTGATGAACTTTATACAAAATGGGAACAAGAATTTATTATTAAAATGTATGAAGCTGGAATCATCTATAGAAAATCTGCAACTGTAAATTGGTGTCCACATGATCAAACAGTTTTAGCAAATGAACAACTTGAAGAAGGATGTTGTTGGAGATGCGGAACTGAAGTTGTACAAAAAGAGATGCCAGGATATTATATTGGTATTACAAAATATGCACAAGAACTACTTGATGATTTAGAAAAATTAAAAGAAGATTGGCCTTCACAAGTTTTAACAATGCAAGAAAATTGGATTGGAAGAAGCGAAGGTTTAGAATTTAAATTTGATTTATCAAAAGAATCAAGAGCAAAATTAGAAAGAGCTTTTACAAAATATTTTGTATTTACAACAAGACCTGATACAATTTATGGAGTTTCTTATTCTGCACTTGCTCCTGAACATCCAATAGTTAAATATATAGTTGAAAAAAATCTTTTACCAGAGAAAAAAATTAAAGCTATAAAAGCTATGCAAAAAATTCCAGAAAGAGATAGAGCAACTCAAGAAAAAGAAGGAATTGATTTAGAAATTGAAGTAATGCATCCATTAACAGGAAAAACTATTCCTGTTTGGGTTGCAAACTTTGTATTAAGTTCTTATGGTGGAGGTGCTGTTATGGCAGTTCCAGCACATGATCAAAGAGATTTTGAGTTTGCAAAAAAATATAATTTACCAATAAAACAAGTTATTGTTGGTCCTGATGGAATTATTGAAAATCAAACAGAAGCTTATACAGCAGAAGGAAGATTAATAGAGAGTGAGAATTTCACTGGAGTTACAAATATAGAAGCTAAAAAAGCAATAATTTATCATTTTGAACAAAATTCTTTTGGGATTAAAAAAGTAAATTATAAGTTAAGAGATTGGGGTGTTTCAAGACAAAGATATTGGGGAGCACCAATTCCATTTATTCATTGTGAAAAATGTGGTTTAGTTCCTGAAAAAATTGAGAATCTTCCAGTTGCATTACCTGAAGATGTTGAAATTACAGGAGAAGGAAATCCTTTAGATACTCATCCAACTTGGAAACATTGCACTTGTCCAAAATGTGGAGAAAAAGCTACTAGAGAAACTGATACTTTAGATACATTTGTTCAATCATCTTGGTACTTTTTAAGATATGCAACGGATAATAAAAAATGGAATGAAGTTGGAATATCAAAAGAAGATAGTGATTATTGGATGGATGTTGATCAATATATTGGTGGAATTGAACATGCGATTTTACACCTTTTATATGCAAGATTTTTTACAAAAGTTTTAAGAGATTTAGGATATACAAATTCAAGCGAACCATTTAAAAAACTTCTTACTCAAGGAATGGTTTTAAAAGATGGTGCAAAAATGTCAAAATCAAAAGGAAATGTAGTTGATCCTGATTTGATTATTGATAAATATGGTGCAGATACTGCAAGATTATTTATTCTTTTTGCTGCTCCTCCAACAAAAGAGTTAGAGTGGAATGATAGTGCTGTTGAAGGTGCTTTTAGATTTATAAAAAAATTCTTTGAAAGAGCAGAAAATGTAAATCAAAATGGATTAGATAATTTTAAATCAATAGACCATTCAGCTTTAAGTAAAGAAGAAAAAGAAGCAAGAAAAAAAGTATATGAGGCACTGTTAAAATCAAATGAGGTATTTACAAAAACTTATACTTTCAATACTTTAATAGCTTCTTGTATGGAAGCTTTAAATGCGCTTCAAACTCAAAAAAATGATAGTATTTGGGCAGAAGGTTATTATATCTTAACAAATATTTTAGAACCAATTATTCCTCATGCTTGTTGGGAATTATCAAAAAAACTGTTTGATTTGAAAAATTTTGATGGAAAAATTGAACTAAAAGAAGAAGTTTTTGCACTTGAATCAATAATTTTAGCAGTAACAGTAAATGGTAAAAAAAGATGCGAAATTGAAGTTGCTCCTGATACTTCAAAAGATGAAATTTTAGTAAAAGCAAAAATTGCTTCTGCTAAATGGTTAGAAAATAGTGAAATTTTAAAAGAGATTGTTGTTCCAAATAAACTTGTGAACTTTGTAATAAAAGGATAGATATGTTTCATACAAAAAAAGTTTTATTAACTATTTTTTCTGTAAGTTTGGCTTTTTTATTTGTTGCTTGTGGATATAAACCATCAACTTATTATGCTAAAAAAGAGATGGAAGGAAATGTTTATGTAAAACTTGATGTTAGTTTAGTTGACCCTAGAAACTCTGTTTTAGTAAAAGACGCAGTTACAAAAATCTTGATTCAAAAACTAGATTCAAATTTAGTAGATAAAGAAAAAGATGCAGATGTTGTTATGAATTTAGGGATAAGTTCTGTTAATTTAAGCGCCTTACAATATGATGCTAAAGGGTATAACAAATTATATAAAGCACAAGTTTTTATAAGAGTTGACTATTATAGAAAAGAAAATGGAATAAAAAAATCATTTACAGTTGATGGAGAATATGACTTTGCTGTTGATATAGGTGGAACAATCACTGATGCAAATAGATATGATGCTATTACTAAAGCTTCTGACCAAGCTGTAAGTGAAGTAGTATCAAGAATTGCAGTACAATCTTTTAAATAGATATGAAACTTGATTTAAAAAAAGTAAATTTAGAAGAGTTTTTAAAATATAAAACTCTTTATTATGACAAGATAGATTTTACGATAGTAAGGTCTTCTTGGAATAAACTTTCAGCGAAAATAAAACTTCCTTTTGTAATTCATATTGTTGGAACAAATGGAAAAGGAAGTACAGGAAGATTTTTAGCTCATTATTTACACAAAAAAGAGTTCAAAGTTTTACACTATAGTTCACCTCATATTTTAAAATTCAATGAAAGAATTTGGATAAATGGAAGTGATGTTAGTGATGAAAATTTGGAAATTGCTCATAAATTTTTACAAGAGTTATTTGAAATAGAACTTTTAGAAAAATTAACATATTTTGAATATACAACACTATTGGCTTTTTATTTATCAAAAGATTTTGATTATTTAGTTTTAGAAGCTGGACTTGGTGGAGAGTTTGATGCAACAAATGTTGTAGAAAACAATATTTCACTAATTACAACTATTGGACTTGACCATCAAAGTTTTTTAGGAAACACAGTTGAAGAAATAGCCTCAACTAAAATGCGCTCAGCTGATAACAAAATGCTTATTGGTTATCAAGTCTTTCCTGAAGTTTTAGAAACAGCATATAAAGTAAAAGAGCAAATAAAACAGCAAAGAAACAAAGATATAAAAATCATTGAAGTTAAAGAGTTTGATAAATATGAATTAAATCCTAAATTTGCAACTTTTCTAAAAAGAAATTTACATTTAGTAATTGCTTGTTTAAATGAACTTAAAATTCCACTTGATTTAAAACTTTTTGATGATACGCCACTTTTTGGAAGATGCCAAAAAGTTTTAAAAAATGTAACTATTGATGTTGGACATAATCCACTTGCTGCATTAGTTTTAGCAAATGAGTTTAAAAATAAAAAAGTAAATCTTATTTATAACTCTTACAAAGATAAAGATTATGAAACAGTTTTAAAAATACTAAAACCTATAATTAAAGCTATTACAATAATAGAAGTTGAAGATAAAAGAATAGTAGAAAAAGAAGAGTTAGAAAAACTAATAAAACAATTAGAATTAGCAAATAATAAGACAATAAAAATAGAAGAAAATGAAGAGTATTTAGTATTTGGTTCATTTTTAGTTGTTGAAAAATTCTTAACTTTGATTGGTTATGATGCAAACTCTTGAAAAAAGACTAGAAGAACTATATATTCAAAAAACTAAAATTGAAGAAGAGATAGTTTTTCTAACAAATCAGATAAAAGAAAAAGCTACTTTAAATCAAAAAAAGAGTTTTTCTAAAAATGAAAAGATTGAACTTTTTAAATCATTATTTGTTGCAAGATTTGATATTTATGCAAAAAAATGGGTTAGTCGTGATGGTTCAAAACAAGGATTCTTTCCTGTAACAAAGACTTTTCAAGGAGAAGATTATACTCCTTTAACTAATTATGAAATAGAAGAGCATTTAAGAGGAAATCTTTTTTTAGCAAGTTATTGTATAAATCAAAAAAATATGTCTAAATTTGTAGTTTTCGAAATAGCTGATGAAGATAAATTTAAACTGCAAATAGCTCTAAACTCTTTAAATATAAAAGCATATTATGAACTTAGTTCTTATAATTCACTTTTTGTTTGGGTATTTTTTGAAGAGGAAATCTCTTCAAAAATAGCTTTTAATTTTGCTTTATATCTTTTGAAAAAAGCAAATATTAGTGCAAAAACTTACCCAAATAAAGAGTTTGCAACAAAAGAGAATTTGGGAAATAGTATAGAACTGCCACTTCATTTAAAACATAGGGATAAAAATCGAACAGTTTTTATTGATATGAATACAAATAAAATTTATGAAGACCAATGGAGTGTTTTAGCAAATGTTTCAAAGGTTTCAAAACAAACGATTTCTAATTTTGCTGATGTTCCAAATTCAACAAATGTACAAAAAGATTTAAAAAAGATTGAATTTCCACTACAAAAAATTGAGATAATTTTAGAAGATTATATTTATATACCAACTTTAAATTTATCAAAATCACTAATAAGTAAATTAAAATCATTTGCAACTTTTGAAAATCCTCAAATAAAAGTTTTATTAAGTTTGCGAAAACCACTTTTTAACACTCCAAAATATATTAGGTCTTTTGAAGAGAATGAAAATTTTTTGATGCTTCCAAGAGGATTAAAAGAGACTTTAATAGATTTTTTTAATGTTAATGCAGTTTCATACTCTTTTGTTGATAAAAGAGTTTTAAATAAAATCCAAACTAAAACAGTAACTTTTAACTTACGTCCAGAACAAAACGAAGCAATAAAAGAGATTAAAAAATCTGATTACTCTATTTGTGTTGCCCCTCCTGGATTTGGAAAAACTCTACTTGGTGCAAAAATATTTGAAATAAGAGCTTGTACAACATTAATCGTTGTAAATAAAAATATGCTTTTAAATCAGTGGGTTGAAAGATTTGTTGATTATTTTGGATACAACAAAAAAGATATAGGATATTTAGGAAAAGGATTTAATAAATTAAATGGTCAAATAGATGTTGCAACAATGCAAAGTTTGAAAAATGACCCAAAAATTATAGAAAACTACTCTTTTGTGATTGTTGATGAGTGCCATCATATTCCTGCACTTACTTTTGAACAAATTATCAAAAGTTTTAAAGGTAAATACATTTTAGGACTTAGTGCAACTCCAAATAGAAAAGATGAACTTCAACCAATTTTATTTCAACAGTTAGGTGAAATATCTTATGAGTATAAAAAGAAAAAGACACATACAAATAAACTACAAATAATCAGAACGCAGTTTGTAAGTAATGCAGATAACTATGCAACTATTATAAATGAACTTTGTATTGATGAAGATAGAAATAATTTAATAGTTGACATAATAAAGAAAAATATAGATAGAAAGATTTTACTTTTAACAGATAGAATAGAACATATAAATGTTTTAGAAAATTTGTTACAAAAAGAGAATATTGATTATATAAGTGTTCATGGAAGTTTAAATAAAAAAGAGCAAGTTGAAAATATGAATTTAGTAAAAACTAAATCTCTTATTCTTGCAACAACTTCTTATTTTGGAGAAGGAATAGATTTTCCACACTTAAATACTATTCTTTTTGCAACACCAATCTCTTATTATGGACGATTGATTCAATATTTAGGAAGAATTGGAAGAGGAAATCAAGAGTGTTTGGCAATTGATTTTCTTGATTCAAAAAATGCGATGTTAAACTCTGCTTACAAAAAAAGGCTTGAAGGTTACAAACAAATGCATTATAGATAATCACATATATCTTTGCTTCATACTATCTTTGATTTTATCAATTTCTACTAAAATAAAACTATCAATACAATCACCAAAATTCTTATCAACATTAAAATCTAAAAATTTTACACCATCATCAAGTGTTAGTTCACTATATTGTTTGTATAAAGTTGGAACATTTACACCAATATTTGATAAAGCAATTTTTAGAGATTTAAAATCTCGTTTTTTATCTTCAAGAGTAAAAAACTCTTTTATATCATGGATATGACTTGAATAAGAAAATGGAGTTCTAGCTTCAACCAAGTTTTTTTCACTTGAATAGTAATAGTTATAATAAAAAACTAACATATCTTTTGCAATTGCTGGAAAAGCACCACTAATTGAAACTGGACCAAACATATATTTTATATTTGGATTTGCTTTTACATAAGCTCCAATTCCATACCAAAGATAATCTAAGGCTCTTGTTCCCCAATATTTTGGTTGCACAAAACTTCGTCCAAGTTCAATAGAGTTTTGTAAATAGAACATAAATTCATCATTAAATTGGAATAAAGTATTAGAATAAAAACCTTTTGTTCCAAACTCTTTAAATATCATATCAGAGTTTCCAATTCTATAAGCTCCCACAATTTCCAACTCATTTTTATCGTATAAAATTATATGTTGATAATAAACATCGTATTTATCAATATCTCTTTTTTTATTAACACCTTCTCCAACTTTTCTAAAAGATATCTCTCTTAATCTTCCAAGCTCTTTTAATACAATAGAATCTTCTACATAATCATATAAATATATTTTTTTCCCATCATTTGTTTGTCCTAAAAGTGGAGACTTTTTTAGTTCATTGTATAAATCAATTTTACTAACTGGATGTGCTATTGCACTTTGTGTCTGGAAAAATGATTTTTTTCCTTTTTTTAGTGCATAAAGATGTTTTTTATATAAATTTACTAAAAAATCTTTATTTAAACCTTTTGGAGTTATGTTTTCACTTGGGATTATTTGTCCAATTTTTATATTTATATTTTTTGATTTTTTATTAAACATCTCATTTGATAATAAAAGTGTTGAAAAAGTTTTATTTATAAGTGAAATAGTATAAAAAGTTTTAGAGTTTTTTGCATCTAAAAATATTGGTAAAATCGCCGAATTGCTATTTTTTGCAAAATTTAAAAAACCTTTATTCCAAGCTGGATCTTTTACTCCTTTTGGTGTTGCACGACTTACTTCTCCTGCTGGAAAAATGATGATAGCTTCTTCATTTTTTAAAGCTTCATATATTTTTTTTATACTCTCTTTTGATTGTCTATCTTTGAAATTATCAAGTGGAATCATAAGAGAGTGTAAAGCTTCAAATCCAACTAAAAAGTCATTTGCTAAAATCTTTACATCTTTTCTTATTTGACCAACAAGTTTTAATAAACATAAAGCATCAAGTCCACCTAATGGATGATTTGCAATTATTATAACTTTTCCTGTTGATGGAATATTTTGTAAATCATTACTAGAAACTGTGTAATCAAAATCAAAATAATCTAAAACAGCATCTACAAAATCAAAACCTTTTAAGTGAGAGTTTTGTGATAAGAACTGATTTATAGAATCTTCATGAACTATTTTTTTTGCTATTTTTAATAACGATTTTTTTAGAACATTTTCTTTTTCTTTTATTTTTGGAAACTTTTTTTCTATCTCTTTTTGTATATCAATCATTTATATCTCCTAAATTAGAGAATTTTAAGAAATTAAAGTTACAAAGTAGTTACAAAAATCTTTTAAAAAAAATATGATAAAATTGCCTTTTTACAGGGGGATATTATGAATAAGGGTGATATTGCAAATTTAATTTCTGTTTTGATTATGGCTTATGGTTATTCAAATGCAAATGAGCTTGTTTTTATGGTTGGACTTTTTGCTTTAAGTGGCGCAGTTACGAATTCACTTGCTATTTATATGTTATTTGAAAAAATTCCTTTTTTATACGGAAGTGGTGTAATAGAAAGTAAATTTACAGCTTTTAAAATATCTATTCATGATTTGATAATGAATCAGTTTTTTACAAAAGAGAACTTAGCAAAATTTTTTGAAGAGGAAGTTCAAAATAGCAAAAATAGTATTGACTTTGAAAAAATATTAAATCAAGTTGATTTTACTCCAGCATTTTACTCTTTAAAAGAATCTGTTGTTGAATCTCCTTTTGGTGGAATGTTAGCAATGTTTGGAGGTGCTAGTGCTCTTGAACCACTAAAAGAACCTTTTATAAATAAACTACAAACTTCACTGATAGATATATCAAATTCACCATCATTTTTAACTATTGTAAATGAAGTAATAAAATCAAAAAACTTCAATGATGAAATATATGAAAAAATTAGCAAAATTGTAAATGCAAGACTAGAAGAGTTAACTCCTAAAATGGTAAAAGAGATAGTTCAAAATATGATAAAAGAACATTTAAGTTGGCTTGTACTTTGGGGTGCAGTTTTTGGTGGATTATTTGGACTTATTGGTATGTTAATATCGTAATAGATTTAAAAAATCTGTTACGAATAAAATTCAAAAGAAGTTTGTTTTTGTTGAATTTCTTCTTTTTTTCCTTTTTGAATCTCTTTTATATCTTCCATATTAGTAGTTTTTCTTAAAAAGTCTAAATCTCTTTTTAAAGATATTATTTCTTTTTCTAAGCTATTTCTTTCTTCTATTAGAAGTAGTTTTTCAGCATTTAAAGTATTTTTTTCGTTTTTTAGATGGTTTCTTTCTTCTCTTAATTCAGTTTTTTCTTTCTCAATTATTTCTATCATAGATTTTAAATTTGTGATTTCTAAGTTTAAAAGTTCGTCTCTTTTTTGTAAAATTGCAACTTCTTTTTTTAATGCATCTGATTCTTTCATAGCAATTTTACTTAGTAGTTCATAATTCATAAAAAATCCCTCTAAAAAAATTAGTAAAATATTATATTATAAAAATAGCAATAATATAGTAATAATATAGTAATAAATGGATAAAAGTTTATATATGTTAGAATTTGCGAAAAATTTTTAGGCAATATTTATGAATGGAATCGAAGTTTTAATTTTATTAGATGTAGTTGAGTTAGAAGATAAAGAGAAATTTGAAAAACACTTAAAAAAAGAGGGTTTTAAAAATGTAGAAGGAGAAGAGTTTGTTTATACAGGACACTCGACAACAACTACTTTTTCAACAAAAGCTTATATTTTAGAAGTATTTAAAAAAGGTCTTCAAAAAACAA
Protein-coding regions in this window:
- the motA gene encoding flagellar motor stator protein MotA, with amino-acid sequence MDLSVLIGMIGAVASISIGDLMEGGNPLHVLHFSSFLIVIPTAMLSAVTATESHAISAAFKEFKMIFKKLPINFEARIDELVEYAITVKKQGVLALEKDVQNINHEFLKEALSMVIDGSKEEQIEESLEPVIEETEHYYHSASHYWLLAGETCPTMGLVGAVLGLILALQKLDNPAEMAAGIAGAFTATVTGIAGSYMFLGPWGLKMKSKGHVIVKEQQLILAAAKGMARGDAPGELKLKLTKMVTAMPLKV
- the lptE gene encoding LPS assembly lipoprotein LptE; amino-acid sequence: MFHTKKVLLTIFSVSLAFLFVACGYKPSTYYAKKEMEGNVYVKLDVSLVDPRNSVLVKDAVTKILIQKLDSNLVDKEKDADVVMNLGISSVNLSALQYDAKGYNKLYKAQVFIRVDYYRKENGIKKSFTVDGEYDFAVDIGGTITDANRYDAITKASDQAVSEVVSRIAVQSFK
- the leuS gene encoding leucine--tRNA ligase gives rise to the protein MEYISKDIEKKWQNFWSENQSFEPSSSKTKEKKYILSMFPYPSGRIHMGHVRNYCIGDAFARHFRKSDFNVLHPIGWDSFGMPAENAAIKHKLHPKKWTYENIDYMRDELKSLGLSFSKNREFATSDELYTKWEQEFIIKMYEAGIIYRKSATVNWCPHDQTVLANEQLEEGCCWRCGTEVVQKEMPGYYIGITKYAQELLDDLEKLKEDWPSQVLTMQENWIGRSEGLEFKFDLSKESRAKLERAFTKYFVFTTRPDTIYGVSYSALAPEHPIVKYIVEKNLLPEKKIKAIKAMQKIPERDRATQEKEGIDLEIEVMHPLTGKTIPVWVANFVLSSYGGGAVMAVPAHDQRDFEFAKKYNLPIKQVIVGPDGIIENQTEAYTAEGRLIESENFTGVTNIEAKKAIIYHFEQNSFGIKKVNYKLRDWGVSRQRYWGAPIPFIHCEKCGLVPEKIENLPVALPEDVEITGEGNPLDTHPTWKHCTCPKCGEKATRETDTLDTFVQSSWYFLRYATDNKKWNEVGISKEDSDYWMDVDQYIGGIEHAILHLLYARFFTKVLRDLGYTNSSEPFKKLLTQGMVLKDGAKMSKSKGNVVDPDLIIDKYGADTARLFILFAAPPTKELEWNDSAVEGAFRFIKKFFERAENVNQNGLDNFKSIDHSALSKEEKEARKKVYEALLKSNEVFTKTYTFNTLIASCMEALNALQTQKNDSIWAEGYYILTNILEPIIPHACWELSKKLFDLKNFDGKIELKEEVFALESIILAVTVNGKKRCEIEVAPDTSKDEILVKAKIASAKWLENSEILKEIVVPNKLVNFVIKG
- a CDS encoding GNAT family N-acyltransferase, with amino-acid sequence MIDIQKEIEKKFPKIKEKENVLKKSLLKIAKKIVHEDSINQFLSQNSHLKGFDFVDAVLDYFDFDYTVSSNDLQNIPSTGKVIIIANHPLGGLDALCLLKLVGQIRKDVKILANDFLVGFEALHSLMIPLDNFKDRQSKESIKKIYEALKNEEAIIIFPAGEVSRATPKGVKDPAWNKGFLNFAKNSNSAILPIFLDAKNSKTFYTISLINKTFSTLLLSNEMFNKKSKNINIKIGQIIPSENITPKGLNKDFLVNLYKKHLYALKKGKKSFFQTQSAIAHPVSKIDLYNELKKSPLLGQTNDGKKIYLYDYVEDSIVLKELGRLREISFRKVGEGVNKKRDIDKYDVYYQHIILYDKNELEIVGAYRIGNSDMIFKEFGTKGFYSNTLFQFNDEFMFYLQNSIELGRSFVQPKYWGTRALDYLWYGIGAYVKANPNIKYMFGPVSISGAFPAIAKDMLVFYYNYYYSSEKNLVEARTPFSYSSHIHDIKEFFTLEDKKRDFKSLKIALSNIGVNVPTLYKQYSELTLDDGVKFLDFNVDKNFGDCIDSFILVEIDKIKDSMKQRYM
- a CDS encoding DEAD/DEAH box helicase; the encoded protein is MMQTLEKRLEELYIQKTKIEEEIVFLTNQIKEKATLNQKKSFSKNEKIELFKSLFVARFDIYAKKWVSRDGSKQGFFPVTKTFQGEDYTPLTNYEIEEHLRGNLFLASYCINQKNMSKFVVFEIADEDKFKLQIALNSLNIKAYYELSSYNSLFVWVFFEEEISSKIAFNFALYLLKKANISAKTYPNKEFATKENLGNSIELPLHLKHRDKNRTVFIDMNTNKIYEDQWSVLANVSKVSKQTISNFADVPNSTNVQKDLKKIEFPLQKIEIILEDYIYIPTLNLSKSLISKLKSFATFENPQIKVLLSLRKPLFNTPKYIRSFEENENFLMLPRGLKETLIDFFNVNAVSYSFVDKRVLNKIQTKTVTFNLRPEQNEAIKEIKKSDYSICVAPPGFGKTLLGAKIFEIRACTTLIVVNKNMLLNQWVERFVDYFGYNKKDIGYLGKGFNKLNGQIDVATMQSLKNDPKIIENYSFVIVDECHHIPALTFEQIIKSFKGKYILGLSATPNRKDELQPILFQQLGEISYEYKKKKTHTNKLQIIRTQFVSNADNYATIINELCIDEDRNNLIVDIIKKNIDRKILLLTDRIEHINVLENLLQKENIDYISVHGSLNKKEQVENMNLVKTKSLILATTSYFGEGIDFPHLNTILFATPISYYGRLIQYLGRIGRGNQECLAIDFLDSKNAMLNSAYKKRLEGYKQMHYR
- a CDS encoding DUF6394 family protein — encoded protein: MDWGKVIYIFFSLMSLTTTAGFLYEPNAIALFIAAGVNVISTILKLGVKNLLAAELLASSLVADLHLIPSFLVLTFTNNLPLAISLAIGAIVANAFSIALALIESAKSQDKEDF
- a CDS encoding Mur ligase family protein: MKLDLKKVNLEEFLKYKTLYYDKIDFTIVRSSWNKLSAKIKLPFVIHIVGTNGKGSTGRFLAHYLHKKEFKVLHYSSPHILKFNERIWINGSDVSDENLEIAHKFLQELFEIELLEKLTYFEYTTLLAFYLSKDFDYLVLEAGLGGEFDATNVVENNISLITTIGLDHQSFLGNTVEEIASTKMRSADNKMLIGYQVFPEVLETAYKVKEQIKQQRNKDIKIIEVKEFDKYELNPKFATFLKRNLHLVIACLNELKIPLDLKLFDDTPLFGRCQKVLKNVTIDVGHNPLAALVLANEFKNKKVNLIYNSYKDKDYETVLKILKPIIKAITIIEVEDKRIVEKEELEKLIKQLELANNKTIKIEENEEYLVFGSFLVVEKFLTLIGYDANS